The proteins below come from a single Caulobacter flavus genomic window:
- a CDS encoding Ig-like domain-containing protein: MIAILTAMRIAVLALPVLAALAVAGGALAQQSRPEPTPVSPVTVMPPTQPPKVTATWPAAGQAVAPGILILKVSFDQKMLPNAWNYAAVAGGEKPECVRAPRLLNDGRTFVLLCSTKPGKSYAVAFNGVREGGFANEAENPALSAELAFTTSRDPSVYTLRSAMKAASLKDDEGPVQEAPKLVATTP, translated from the coding sequence TTGATCGCCATTCTCACGGCCATGCGTATCGCCGTTCTCGCCCTTCCTGTCCTGGCCGCCCTCGCCGTCGCGGGTGGCGCGCTCGCCCAGCAGTCGCGGCCCGAGCCGACCCCGGTGTCGCCGGTGACGGTGATGCCGCCGACCCAGCCGCCGAAGGTGACCGCCACCTGGCCGGCGGCGGGGCAGGCGGTGGCCCCGGGAATCCTGATCCTTAAGGTCAGCTTCGACCAGAAGATGCTGCCCAATGCCTGGAACTACGCGGCCGTCGCCGGTGGCGAGAAGCCCGAATGCGTTCGCGCGCCGCGTCTGCTGAACGACGGCCGGACCTTCGTCCTGCTGTGCAGCACCAAGCCGGGCAAGAGCTACGCGGTGGCCTTCAACGGCGTGCGCGAGGGCGGCTTCGCCAACGAGGCCGAGAACCCGGCGCTGAGCGCCGAACTGGCCTTCACCACCAGCAGGGATCCGTCGGTCTACACGCTCAGATCGGCCATGAAGGCCGCCAGCCTGAAGGACGACGAGGGGCCCGTGCAGGAAGCGCCCAAGCTTGTCGCCACGACCCCGTGA
- a CDS encoding DUF3309 family protein, protein MLGTILIIILILALIGALPTWGHSRSWGYFPSGGLGLVLVIIIILVLIGRI, encoded by the coding sequence ATGCTCGGCACGATTCTCATCATCATCCTGATCCTGGCGCTGATCGGCGCCCTGCCCACCTGGGGCCACAGCCGTTCGTGGGGCTACTTCCCCAGCGGCGGTCTCGGCCTCGTGCTGGTCATCATCATCATCCTCGTGCTGATCGGCAGGATCTGA
- a CDS encoding endo-1,4-beta-xylanase, with amino-acid sequence MSDVSRRALLGSSLALAACGQKAQSQPVPANLPPLKTIVPFRIGSSVQALHLDDPALAALLRRQVNQLTPEWQMKMEYIVQPDGSFRFDAPDRIAAFAADNGMALLGHVLVWYAQAPEAFERLDENRVSFEQAYRNYILAVAGRYRGKVVGWDVVNEAVAEDGDGWRTSLWSKRLGDFEHIALAFRTAREADPGATLLLNDYNLEYMPRKRATFMKLAERLLASGAPLTGIGTQVHVAADIRPGEITTMMKDLASLGLPIHVSELDVSLVRADNKLLGRAELERRQARTYGEAAEAFMALPERQRFAFTLWGLRDKDSWLRGENASDASAPFDDASRPKAAAAALVEAFRG; translated from the coding sequence ATGTCCGACGTCTCACGCCGCGCCCTGCTCGGCTCCAGCCTGGCGCTGGCCGCCTGCGGCCAGAAGGCGCAAAGCCAGCCGGTTCCGGCGAACCTGCCGCCGCTGAAGACGATCGTCCCGTTCCGCATCGGATCCTCGGTCCAGGCCCTGCACCTGGACGACCCGGCCCTGGCCGCGCTGCTGCGCCGGCAGGTCAACCAGCTGACGCCCGAGTGGCAGATGAAGATGGAGTACATCGTCCAGCCGGACGGCTCGTTCCGCTTCGACGCGCCCGACAGGATCGCCGCCTTCGCCGCCGACAACGGCATGGCGCTGCTGGGTCACGTGCTGGTCTGGTACGCCCAGGCGCCCGAGGCGTTCGAGCGGCTGGACGAGAACCGGGTCAGCTTCGAACAGGCCTATCGAAACTACATCCTGGCCGTGGCCGGCCGCTATCGCGGCAAGGTCGTGGGCTGGGACGTGGTCAACGAGGCCGTGGCCGAGGACGGCGACGGCTGGCGCACCAGCCTGTGGTCCAAACGGCTGGGCGACTTCGAGCACATCGCGCTGGCCTTCCGCACCGCGCGCGAGGCCGATCCGGGCGCGACCCTGCTGCTCAACGACTACAATCTCGAATACATGCCCCGCAAACGGGCCACCTTCATGAAGCTGGCCGAGCGGCTGCTGGCTTCGGGCGCGCCGCTGACCGGCATCGGCACGCAGGTGCACGTCGCCGCCGACATCCGGCCCGGCGAGATCACCACGATGATGAAGGATCTGGCCAGCCTTGGCCTGCCGATCCACGTCTCCGAGCTCGACGTGTCGCTGGTCCGCGCCGACAACAAGCTGCTGGGCAGGGCCGAGCTGGAGCGCCGCCAGGCCCGCACCTACGGCGAGGCGGCCGAGGCGTTCATGGCCCTGCCGGAGCGCCAGCGCTTCGCCTTCACTCTGTGGGGCCTGCGCGACAAGGATTCGTGGCTGAGGGGCGAGAACGCCAGCGACGCCTCCGCGCCGTTCGACGACGCCAGCCGGCCCAAGGCGGCCGCCGCGGCCCTGGTCGAGGCGTTCCGGGGCTAG
- a CDS encoding entericidin A/B family lipoprotein: MRKIIVLAAAAAALLVSACNTIEGVGRDVSAAGRAVADTARDAK; this comes from the coding sequence ATGCGCAAGATCATCGTCCTCGCCGCCGCCGCGGCCGCCCTGCTGGTCTCGGCCTGCAACACCATCGAAGGCGTCGGCCGCGACGTCTCGGCCGCCGGCCGCGCGGTCGCCGACACCGCCCGCGACGCCAAGTAG
- a CDS encoding flagellar export protein FliJ: MTKWAASLIRLSNHEVETLQKRLAEVVDRRETAQMKLATMEAEAEIEIRNAEGDASAGWYMIGYRKGLEVRRAETLLEIDQIAIEETGARDALSMAFENLKKYEHVAETAKAALAKKVGKLEMAALDELGLRRAAMGGR; the protein is encoded by the coding sequence ATGACCAAGTGGGCCGCCTCCCTGATCCGCCTCTCGAACCACGAGGTCGAGACGCTGCAGAAGCGCCTGGCCGAAGTGGTCGACCGCCGCGAGACGGCGCAGATGAAGCTGGCGACCATGGAAGCCGAGGCCGAGATCGAGATCCGCAACGCCGAGGGCGACGCCTCGGCCGGCTGGTACATGATCGGCTATCGCAAGGGCCTGGAGGTGCGCCGCGCCGAGACCCTGCTGGAGATCGACCAGATCGCCATCGAGGAGACCGGCGCCCGCGACGCCCTGTCGATGGCCTTCGAGAACCTCAAGAAATACGAACACGTCGCCGAGACCGCCAAGGCCGCCCTGGCCAAGAAGGTCGGCAAGCTGGAAATGGCGGCGCTGGACGAGCTTGGCCTGCGCCGCGCGGCGATGGGCGGGCGCTGA
- a CDS encoding MFS transporter, producing the protein MTDAAAPPPAAVTLTPGQRARAILGGSAGNLVEWYDWFAYAAFTLYFAPHFFPKGDQTVQLLQAAAVFFLGFVARPVGAWLMGHYADRSGRRAALSVSVSLMCAGALIIALTPDYKTIGLAAPAVLLIARVLQGLSVGGEYGASATYMSEMAGRSRRGFWSSFHYVTLIAGQLIALGVLIVLQRVLHEDDLAAWGWRIPFVIGALLAVVVFWIRRGLDESASFKAADKPAERIGSSQRNLASLLFVLTLAAGGWALARPGLLPQVLAGGFLVAFFATLIAPLLRRHPRETLMIMGLTAGGSLTFYVYTTYMQKFLVNTAGFDKTAASEISAISMIVFMLMQPLAGWLSDKVGRKPLLIAAYAGGALTIWPVMSGIAATDSIGAALALIVVGMTFQSGYTSISAVVKAELFPAHVRALGVALPYAVANVLFGGTAEMVGLAFKHGGIERGFYLYVAAIMTVGLVVSVLLRDTARHSLIAED; encoded by the coding sequence ATGACCGACGCCGCCGCGCCGCCGCCAGCCGCCGTGACCCTGACTCCGGGCCAGCGCGCCCGGGCGATCCTCGGCGGCTCGGCGGGCAACCTGGTCGAGTGGTACGACTGGTTCGCCTACGCCGCCTTCACCCTCTATTTCGCCCCGCACTTCTTCCCCAAGGGCGACCAGACCGTGCAGCTGCTGCAGGCGGCGGCGGTGTTCTTCCTGGGGTTCGTGGCCCGTCCGGTCGGCGCCTGGCTGATGGGCCACTACGCCGACCGCTCCGGACGCCGCGCGGCGCTGAGCGTCTCGGTGTCGCTGATGTGCGCCGGCGCCCTGATCATCGCCCTCACCCCCGACTACAAGACCATCGGCCTGGCCGCGCCGGCCGTGCTGCTGATCGCCCGGGTGCTGCAGGGGCTGTCGGTCGGCGGCGAATACGGCGCCAGCGCCACCTACATGAGCGAGATGGCCGGCAGGAGCCGCCGCGGCTTCTGGTCCAGCTTCCACTACGTAACCCTGATCGCTGGCCAGCTGATCGCGCTGGGCGTGCTGATCGTGCTGCAGCGCGTGCTGCACGAGGACGACCTGGCCGCCTGGGGCTGGCGCATCCCGTTCGTGATCGGCGCCCTCCTGGCCGTGGTTGTGTTCTGGATCCGCCGGGGGCTGGACGAAAGCGCCTCGTTCAAGGCCGCCGACAAGCCGGCCGAGCGCATCGGCTCGTCCCAGCGCAACCTCGCCAGCCTGTTGTTCGTGCTGACCCTGGCGGCCGGCGGCTGGGCGCTGGCGCGGCCGGGCCTCCTGCCCCAGGTGCTGGCCGGCGGCTTCCTGGTCGCCTTCTTCGCCACCCTGATCGCGCCGCTGCTGCGCCGCCACCCGCGCGAGACCCTGATGATCATGGGCCTGACCGCCGGCGGCTCGCTGACCTTCTACGTCTACACCACCTACATGCAGAAGTTCCTGGTCAACACGGCCGGGTTCGACAAGACCGCCGCCTCCGAGATCAGCGCGATCAGCATGATCGTCTTCATGCTGATGCAGCCGTTGGCCGGCTGGCTGTCGGACAAGGTGGGCCGCAAGCCGCTGCTGATCGCAGCCTATGCCGGCGGGGCCCTGACCATCTGGCCGGTCATGAGCGGGATCGCCGCCACCGACTCCATAGGCGCGGCCCTGGCCCTGATCGTCGTCGGCATGACCTTCCAGTCGGGCTACACCTCGATCAGCGCCGTGGTGAAGGCCGAGCTGTTTCCCGCCCACGTTCGCGCCCTGGGCGTAGCCCTGCCCTACGCCGTGGCCAACGTGCTGTTCGGCGGCACCGCGGAGATGGTCGGGCTGGCGTTCAAGCACGGCGGGATCGAGCGCGGCTTCTACCTCTATGTCGCCGCGATCATGACCGTGGGGCTCGTCGTCTCGGTGCTGCTGCGCGACACCGCCAGGCACAGCCTGATCGCCGAGGATTGA
- a CDS encoding DUF599 domain-containing protein, with protein sequence MPILDILALGLFVFAWLFYEPLLRRLGQGKNLINTDMTVIRRRWMTEMAVREVALLDGQLLGHAINSASFFASSNLILIAAAAGVLFGGDAALKSVEGLKVLAETTPVMFQIKLGLVLLTLARGLLDFIWALRQMNYCLAAIGATPMWAPPAVLAEYAEAAGGILNPALSAFNAGVRGYYFALAAAAWLLGPIAFLTASIGALVLLVWRQRRSRASVAVRKVRQILERQPVVHGPHMRNGAQEPPEDRI encoded by the coding sequence ATGCCGATTCTCGACATCCTGGCCCTGGGCCTCTTCGTCTTCGCCTGGCTGTTCTACGAGCCGCTGCTGCGGCGCCTGGGCCAGGGCAAGAACCTGATCAACACCGACATGACGGTGATCCGCCGCCGGTGGATGACCGAGATGGCGGTGCGCGAGGTCGCCCTGCTGGACGGCCAGCTGCTGGGCCACGCCATCAACTCGGCCAGCTTCTTCGCCTCGTCGAACCTGATCCTGATCGCGGCGGCGGCCGGCGTGCTGTTCGGCGGCGACGCGGCGCTGAAGAGCGTCGAGGGCCTCAAGGTGCTGGCCGAGACCACGCCGGTGATGTTCCAGATCAAGCTGGGCCTGGTGCTGCTGACCCTGGCCCGGGGCCTGCTCGACTTCATCTGGGCGCTGCGCCAGATGAACTACTGCCTGGCCGCCATCGGCGCGACGCCGATGTGGGCCCCGCCCGCCGTGCTGGCCGAATATGCCGAGGCCGCCGGCGGCATCCTCAACCCGGCCCTGTCGGCGTTCAACGCCGGGGTGCGCGGCTACTACTTCGCCCTGGCGGCCGCCGCCTGGCTGCTGGGCCCGATCGCCTTCCTGACCGCCAGCATCGGGGCCCTGGTGCTGCTGGTCTGGCGCCAGCGCCGCAGCCGCGCCTCGGTGGCCGTGCGCAAGGTCCGCCAGATCCTCGAGCGCCAGCCGGTGGTGCATGGCCCGCACATGCGCAACGGCGCGCAGGAGCCGCCGGAGGATCGGATCTAG
- the msrA gene encoding peptide-methionine (S)-S-oxide reductase MsrA yields MLFKKSLEMPTIDTALPGREAAIPTAQTHFVNGAPLKGPYADGLETAVFAMGCFWGVERVFWKVPGVLVTAAGYAAGITPNPTYEEVCSGRTGHTEVVLVVFDPKVVTYEALLKVFWENHDPTQGMRQGNDIGTQYRSGIYATNDAQAAAAVASKEAYQVALSAQGLGDITTEIAAAGPFYFAEDYHQQYLAKNPGGYCGIGGTGVTCPIGVGVEA; encoded by the coding sequence ATGCTGTTCAAGAAGTCCCTCGAGATGCCGACCATCGACACCGCCCTGCCGGGTCGTGAAGCCGCGATCCCGACCGCGCAGACCCATTTCGTCAACGGCGCGCCCCTGAAGGGCCCTTATGCCGACGGCCTGGAGACGGCCGTGTTCGCCATGGGCTGCTTCTGGGGCGTCGAGCGCGTGTTCTGGAAGGTTCCGGGCGTGCTGGTCACCGCCGCCGGCTACGCGGCGGGGATCACGCCCAACCCGACCTACGAAGAGGTCTGCTCGGGCCGCACCGGTCACACCGAAGTGGTGCTGGTGGTGTTCGACCCCAAGGTCGTCACCTACGAGGCCCTGCTGAAGGTGTTCTGGGAGAACCACGACCCGACCCAGGGCATGCGCCAGGGCAACGACATCGGCACCCAGTACCGTTCGGGCATCTACGCGACCAACGACGCCCAGGCCGCCGCGGCCGTGGCTTCGAAGGAGGCCTACCAGGTCGCGCTGTCGGCCCAGGGCCTGGGCGACATCACCACCGAGATCGCCGCCGCCGGCCCGTTCTACTTCGCCGAGGACTATCACCAGCAGTACCTGGCCAAGAACCCGGGCGGCTATTGCGGCATCGGCGGCACGGGCGTGACCTGCCCGATCGGCGTGGGCGTCGAGGCCTGA
- a CDS encoding nucleoside 2-deoxyribosyltransferase domain-containing protein — protein sequence MIRAAVLTAALSLAASTAALAAPTVVTSPEALPAAHDRPRVFLGGSIDMGKAVDWQSQMIAALADQDVVILNPRRPDWNPAWKPVAEEPEFRRQVEWELAALESADVIVLYLTPGSQAPISLLEMGLHARTGKLVVLCPEGFWRKGNVDITAQKYGVKQVGTLEELIAEVKGRLSR from the coding sequence ATGATCCGCGCCGCCGTTCTCACCGCCGCCCTGAGCCTCGCCGCCTCGACCGCCGCCCTGGCCGCGCCGACCGTGGTCACTTCGCCGGAAGCGTTGCCCGCCGCGCACGACAGGCCGCGGGTGTTCCTGGGCGGCAGCATCGACATGGGCAAGGCCGTCGACTGGCAGAGCCAGATGATCGCCGCCCTGGCCGACCAGGACGTGGTGATCCTCAACCCGCGCCGTCCCGACTGGAACCCGGCCTGGAAGCCGGTCGCCGAAGAGCCGGAATTCCGCCGCCAGGTCGAATGGGAGCTGGCCGCCCTGGAGAGCGCCGACGTCATCGTGCTCTACCTGACGCCCGGCTCGCAGGCGCCCATCAGCTTGCTGGAGATGGGCCTGCACGCCCGCACCGGAAAGCTGGTGGTGCTGTGCCCGGAGGGCTTCTGGCGCAAGGGCAATGTCGACATCACCGCGCAGAAGTACGGGGTGAAGCAGGTCGGCA
- a CDS encoding DUF4282 domain-containing protein, with product MAPARKSKGRSSGALFWDLLTFDRLVTGPVIHLIYWAGLGVVALFAFSVVGAAVGLALKERGVASLLLAFPVLIAGLLVAAGMVLLWRAFCEFYVAVFRISEDLRALRQANDADHAVATSVRGPGG from the coding sequence ATGGCTCCGGCCAGGAAATCCAAGGGGCGCAGTTCGGGCGCCCTGTTCTGGGATCTGTTGACCTTCGACCGACTGGTGACCGGGCCGGTCATCCACCTGATCTACTGGGCGGGCCTGGGCGTCGTGGCCCTGTTCGCCTTCTCCGTCGTCGGCGCGGCCGTGGGCCTGGCGCTGAAGGAGCGGGGCGTGGCCTCGCTGCTGCTGGCCTTCCCGGTGCTGATCGCCGGCCTGCTGGTCGCCGCCGGCATGGTGCTGCTGTGGCGCGCCTTCTGCGAGTTCTACGTCGCCGTCTTCCGCATCAGCGAGGACCTGCGCGCCCTGCGCCAGGCCAACGACGCCGACCACGCCGTGGCCACCAGCGTGCGCGGCCCGGGCGGCTGA
- a CDS encoding MmcQ/YjbR family DNA-binding protein, with amino-acid sequence MSPEAFHAAALALPGATMTVQWGDDQVYKVGDKMFAVMGPGAAQGGVSFKVSDVAFEVLTETGRAIPAPYLARAKWVKLDDLASFDDAEVADWLQTAHALVAAKLTKKKRAELGL; translated from the coding sequence ATGAGCCCCGAGGCCTTCCACGCCGCCGCCCTGGCGCTGCCCGGCGCCACGATGACCGTCCAGTGGGGCGACGACCAGGTCTACAAGGTCGGCGACAAGATGTTCGCCGTCATGGGGCCGGGCGCCGCCCAGGGCGGGGTGTCGTTCAAGGTCTCGGATGTCGCCTTCGAGGTGCTGACCGAAACGGGGCGGGCGATCCCCGCGCCGTACCTGGCCCGCGCCAAGTGGGTGAAGCTGGACGACCTGGCGTCCTTCGACGACGCCGAGGTCGCCGACTGGCTGCAGACCGCCCACGCCCTGGTCGCGGCCAAGCTGACGAAGAAGAAGCGGGCGGAGCTGGGGCTTTAG
- a CDS encoding beta/gamma crystallin-related protein — MRTAPALIAATSALAATAAPALAQGPGRGDRYEDRPRGSYEQSCRNINVRRGEITAECRDRRGRWQWSTASADCREMENQDGRLVCTRGGGRPGGPGGPGGPGWGGGRGADAVIFEHAGYGGRAYEVRGDMPDFVQIGFNDRASSIQIRRGEWELCDDAYYRGRCWRVSADMGVFPRDMNDRVSSIRRIR, encoded by the coding sequence ATGCGCACCGCCCCCGCCCTGATCGCCGCGACGAGCGCCCTCGCCGCCACGGCCGCCCCCGCCCTCGCCCAGGGCCCGGGGCGCGGCGACCGCTACGAAGACCGTCCTCGCGGCTCCTACGAGCAGAGCTGCCGCAACATCAACGTCCGCCGCGGCGAGATCACCGCCGAGTGCCGCGACCGCCGAGGCCGCTGGCAGTGGTCGACCGCCAGCGCCGACTGCCGCGAGATGGAGAACCAGGACGGCCGCCTGGTCTGCACCCGGGGCGGCGGCCGTCCCGGCGGCCCCGGCGGTCCGGGCGGCCCCGGCTGGGGCGGCGGTCGCGGCGCCGACGCCGTGATCTTCGAACACGCCGGCTACGGCGGCCGCGCCTACGAGGTGCGTGGCGACATGCCCGACTTCGTGCAGATCGGCTTCAACGACAGGGCCTCGTCGATCCAGATCCGTCGGGGCGAGTGGGAGCTGTGCGACGACGCCTACTATCGCGGGCGCTGCTGGCGGGTGTCGGCCGACATGGGCGTGTTCCCGCGCGACATGAACGACCGCGTCAGCTCGATCCGCCGGATCCGCTGA
- a CDS encoding DUF983 domain-containing protein, which translates to MDAMTDRPVPSVLTGMKRGVRHRCPNCGEGKLYSRYLKVEFDCEACGHHLAAYPADDGPAYFTILIVGHLFVAPLLLFPFIWQASPWLVAPLTILPLAALTLMLLPRVKGAVIGALWANGLRKASDAPGG; encoded by the coding sequence ATGGACGCCATGACCGACCGACCCGTACCCAGCGTCCTCACCGGCATGAAACGAGGTGTTCGCCACCGCTGCCCCAACTGCGGCGAGGGCAAGCTGTATTCGCGCTACCTGAAGGTCGAGTTCGACTGCGAGGCGTGCGGCCATCACCTGGCCGCCTATCCGGCCGACGACGGCCCGGCCTATTTCACGATCCTGATCGTCGGCCACCTGTTCGTGGCCCCGCTGTTGCTGTTCCCGTTCATCTGGCAGGCCTCGCCGTGGCTGGTCGCGCCGCTGACCATCCTGCCGCTGGCGGCCCTGACCCTGATGCTGCTGCCCCGCGTCAAGGGCGCGGTGATCGGCGCCCTCTGGGCCAACGGTTTGCGCAAGGCCAGCGACGCGCCCGGGGGGTGA